The Desulfovibrio aminophilus genome window below encodes:
- a CDS encoding dipeptidase: MKGILRVLVFLCCLGAAGTALACTTILVGKDASTDGSVLVSHSDDGLGDARLISVPAMDHKPGSMRAVFYSHCALDFKPQWGGSESQRMMTTERGPGYNTPGVPKSVPLGFIPQVAHTYAYFDANYGIMNEHQLSIGECTDKAKVHPEPEAGKRIFYSAELSRVALERCKTAREAIQLMGGLIAKYGYYGTGETLLVADPKEGWVFEMCGYDMNGTDGVWVAQRVPDDAFFAAANQFRIREVRENAPDMMYSKNIFDVAKAKGWWKPENGPLDWTAVYGDGEFHHPYYSLRRVWRAMSLVAPSLKLSPWVEGPFTKAYPFTIKPDNKLNPKDIFAIHRDNYEGTEFDLTQGLAAGPFNDPNRFEGQAEGMADKEGRLTPLDGAFERPLNIYRCVYAYVNQSRAWLPDAIGGITWYGPDRPATAVLLPFHAGVVDLPAPIQKGDALKLERGSLWTAFNYVANYAMLKYSFMIQDIVKVRERYESAAFGEQPALEEKALALWKKGDQKGARKLLTADADTRAKALLKDWWNLSDQLYIKYNDGFLNTKEGLAQEVFYPAWWLKAVGFESGPTKYEKPKK, from the coding sequence ATGAAAGGGATTCTGCGCGTGCTGGTCTTCCTGTGCTGCCTGGGCGCGGCCGGAACGGCCCTGGCCTGCACCACGATCCTCGTGGGCAAGGACGCTTCCACCGACGGCTCGGTGCTCGTCTCGCATTCCGACGACGGCCTGGGCGACGCCCGGCTCATCTCTGTCCCGGCCATGGACCACAAGCCCGGCAGCATGCGCGCGGTGTTCTATTCCCACTGCGCCCTGGACTTCAAGCCCCAGTGGGGCGGCAGCGAGTCCCAGCGCATGATGACCACCGAGCGCGGCCCGGGCTACAACACCCCCGGCGTGCCCAAGAGCGTGCCCCTGGGCTTCATCCCACAGGTGGCCCACACCTACGCCTACTTCGACGCCAACTACGGCATCATGAACGAGCACCAGCTGTCCATCGGCGAGTGCACGGACAAGGCCAAGGTCCACCCCGAGCCCGAGGCCGGCAAGCGCATCTTCTACTCCGCCGAGCTCTCCCGCGTGGCCCTGGAGCGCTGCAAGACCGCCCGCGAGGCCATCCAGCTCATGGGCGGACTCATCGCCAAGTACGGCTACTACGGCACCGGCGAGACCCTGCTCGTGGCCGATCCCAAGGAAGGCTGGGTCTTCGAGATGTGCGGCTACGACATGAACGGCACGGACGGCGTCTGGGTGGCCCAGCGCGTGCCCGACGACGCCTTCTTCGCGGCCGCCAACCAGTTCCGCATCCGCGAGGTCCGGGAGAACGCCCCGGACATGATGTATTCCAAGAACATCTTCGACGTGGCCAAGGCCAAGGGCTGGTGGAAGCCCGAGAACGGTCCCCTGGACTGGACCGCCGTGTACGGCGACGGCGAGTTCCACCACCCCTACTACTCCCTGCGCCGGGTCTGGCGGGCCATGTCCCTGGTGGCCCCCTCGCTGAAGCTGTCCCCCTGGGTCGAGGGCCCCTTCACCAAGGCCTATCCCTTCACCATCAAGCCGGACAACAAGCTCAACCCCAAGGACATCTTCGCCATCCACCGCGACAACTACGAGGGCACCGAGTTCGACCTGACCCAGGGGCTGGCCGCCGGTCCCTTCAACGACCCCAACCGCTTCGAGGGCCAGGCCGAGGGCATGGCCGACAAGGAAGGCCGCCTGACCCCGCTCGACGGGGCCTTCGAGCGGCCGCTGAACATCTACCGCTGCGTCTACGCCTACGTGAACCAGTCGCGGGCCTGGCTGCCCGACGCCATCGGCGGGATCACCTGGTACGGCCCGGACCGCCCGGCCACGGCCGTGCTCCTGCCCTTCCACGCGGGCGTCGTCGACCTGCCCGCGCCGATCCAGAAGGGCGACGCGCTCAAGCTCGAACGCGGCAGCCTCTGGACCGCCTTCAACTACGTGGCCAACTACGCCATGCTCAAGTACTCGTTCATGATCCAGGACATCGTGAAGGTACGCGAGCGCTACGAGTCCGCCGCCTTCGGCGAGCAGCCCGCCCTGGAGGAAAAGGCCCTGGCGCTCTGGAAGAAGGGCGACCAGAAGGGCGCGCGCAAGCTGCTCACCGCCGACGCCGACACCAGGGCCAAGGCCCTGCTCAAGGACTGGTGGAACCTCTCGGACCAGCTCTACATCAAATACAACGACGGGTTCCTGAACACCAAGGAAGGCCTGGCCCAGGAGGTCTTCTACCCGGCCTGGTGGCTCAAGGCCGTGGGCTTTGAAAGCGGCCCGACCAAGTACGAGAAGCCGAAGAAGTAA